The following are encoded together in the Cyanobacterium aponinum PCC 10605 genome:
- a CDS encoding metal-binding protein, with the protein MPSGKIHDQITWFCLPLVIILFFIVTKSLLLTALGGFGFIFSGLMFGPDLDIYSIQFQRWRFFRFIWLPYQKTLKHRSIFSHGFLLGTLIRVIYLSLILFILAILGVAIAQLIFGFGWHWQKFIFNSYGVLKNNYWQEVLSLFIGLELGAMSHYLADDIGSRWKSHQKKKPVSRKKNKKVVKKTSRNK; encoded by the coding sequence ATGCCTTCGGGAAAAATTCACGATCAAATTACTTGGTTTTGTTTACCTCTTGTTATCATTCTCTTTTTTATTGTAACTAAATCCTTATTATTAACTGCTTTGGGGGGTTTTGGATTTATTTTTAGTGGTTTGATGTTTGGCCCTGATTTGGATATTTATTCGATACAATTTCAACGTTGGCGTTTTTTTCGCTTTATTTGGCTACCTTATCAAAAAACTTTAAAGCATCGTTCTATTTTTTCTCATGGTTTCTTATTGGGTACTCTTATTCGAGTAATTTATTTGAGCTTGATATTATTCATACTAGCAATTTTAGGAGTTGCGATCGCACAGTTAATATTTGGTTTTGGATGGCATTGGCAAAAATTCATATTTAACAGCTATGGAGTGTTGAAAAATAACTATTGGCAAGAAGTATTATCATTATTTATAGGTTTAGAGTTAGGAGCGATGAGTCATTACTTAGCCGATGACATTGGTAGTAGATGGAAATCTCATCAAAAGAAAAAGCCAGTTTCTCGGAAAAAAAACAAAAAAGTCGTCAAGAAGACTTCTCGTAACAAATAG
- the feoB gene encoding ferrous iron transport protein B, with protein MSCHSATTKVLPNSQKRIAVIGQPNTGKSTFFNRLTGSNASVGNWSGITVDLLQAEINLNNEVVEVVDLPGIYDFNGFSDDEKVVQRFLETFPLDLAIIIINATQIDRTLRLILEMKRLGLPCVVMLNMADEAKRYGVEINHYQLQEILGIPCFSISAKYGKGFTQAVRGIEKALSTQEDSFILKDIHDFLSTNPVTETEINSILEKTVKVPPEEIKTITDKLDRILLHPIFGIPLFFISMLGIFFLIWYLGLPSQDIMGNITDWISGQIIEPTIQPLPEIVQNFLLNGVWLGVATVASFVPLIVLFFFVMAAVEDSGYLARSAYLMDALMEKLGLDGRAFVMQMMGFGCNVPALMGTRVIRSQPMRWLSMLIIPFALCSARLAVFVFIIAAIFPSNLGPIILFSLYLLSFIASFFVAFVFSKTKEFQSQEPFIIELPPYRLPTLRQVLLRGWGEVKEFLRRATNFIIIGCVAVWFLTYFPENSIGLETWGGQLGILLQPIMQPIGIDPYLTLSLIFGFIAKEIVVGSFATIYGLSSSALTQHIALTITPAAAVSFCVFCLLYTPCLSTVATIKAESKSTIFTLFSLLFSLVYAWICAFIFYHLALTLFPI; from the coding sequence ATGTCTTGTCATTCTGCTACCACGAAAGTTTTACCAAATTCTCAAAAGCGTATTGCCGTAATTGGACAACCGAATACTGGAAAATCAACCTTTTTTAATCGTTTAACTGGGAGTAATGCTTCTGTAGGCAATTGGTCTGGTATAACTGTGGATTTACTACAGGCAGAAATTAATCTGAATAATGAAGTGGTGGAAGTGGTAGATTTACCCGGTATTTATGATTTTAATGGCTTTTCTGATGATGAAAAGGTGGTGCAGAGGTTTTTGGAAACTTTTCCCCTCGATTTAGCTATTATTATTATCAACGCTACTCAAATTGATCGCACCTTAAGATTAATATTAGAGATGAAAAGGTTAGGATTACCTTGCGTCGTAATGTTAAATATGGCAGATGAAGCCAAACGCTATGGAGTAGAAATAAATCACTATCAACTGCAAGAGATTTTAGGGATACCTTGTTTTTCAATTAGTGCCAAATATGGTAAAGGTTTTACCCAAGCTGTTAGGGGCATAGAAAAGGCACTATCCACCCAAGAGGATTCTTTCATTCTTAAAGATATTCATGATTTTCTCTCCACGAATCCTGTAACAGAGACAGAAATTAACTCAATTTTGGAGAAAACCGTCAAAGTACCCCCTGAAGAAATTAAAACGATTACGGATAAACTCGATCGCATTTTACTTCATCCTATTTTCGGAATACCACTTTTTTTTATTTCCATGTTAGGAATATTCTTTCTAATTTGGTATCTCGGTTTACCCTCTCAAGACATTATGGGAAATATCACCGATTGGATTAGTGGGCAAATTATCGAGCCAACTATTCAACCACTGCCCGAAATAGTGCAAAATTTTCTCCTCAATGGAGTTTGGTTAGGTGTAGCAACTGTAGCTTCTTTTGTACCTTTAATCGTTCTCTTTTTCTTTGTAATGGCGGCGGTAGAAGATAGTGGTTATCTAGCTCGATCAGCTTACCTCATGGATGCTTTAATGGAAAAATTAGGGCTAGATGGTAGGGCTTTTGTCATGCAAATGATGGGATTTGGCTGTAATGTTCCTGCTTTAATGGGTACAAGAGTAATTCGATCGCAACCTATGCGTTGGTTATCAATGTTAATTATACCTTTTGCCCTTTGTTCTGCAAGACTAGCAGTATTTGTTTTTATTATTGCCGCTATTTTCCCTTCCAATTTAGGACCGATTATTCTTTTTTCTCTCTATTTACTAAGTTTTATTGCTAGTTTTTTTGTTGCTTTTGTATTTAGTAAAACTAAAGAATTTCAAAGTCAAGAACCTTTTATTATTGAACTTCCTCCCTATAGATTACCCACTTTAAGACAAGTGCTATTAAGGGGATGGGGGGAAGTAAAAGAATTTTTGCGAAGGGCAACTAACTTTATTATCATCGGGTGTGTAGCAGTATGGTTTTTAACTTATTTTCCTGAAAACAGCATAGGATTAGAGACATGGGGAGGACAACTAGGAATTTTATTACAACCTATTATGCAACCGATTGGCATTGATCCCTATTTAACTTTATCTTTAATTTTTGGCTTTATTGCTAAAGAAATTGTTGTGGGTTCATTTGCCACGATTTATGGTTTAAGTTCATCGGCATTAACTCAACATATTGCCCTAACTATAACTCCTGCGGCGGCAGTTTCTTTTTGTGTCTTTTGCTTATTATATACTCCTTGTTTATCCACCGTTGCCACCATTAAAGCAGAGTCCAAATCGACAATTTTTACTTTATTTTCTTTGCTTTTTTCTCTAGTTTATGCTTGGATATGTGCTTTTATTTTCTATCATCTGGCACTAACATTATTTCCTATTTAA
- a CDS encoding antibiotic biosynthesis monooxygenase family protein gives MYSSAFIFEPGEYDEQFYFLDNQIHEAAASVNGFLGRESWESIDGKRKNAIYYWESMDALKEFSRHPKHIEAKRQYTKWYKGFHVVISEVKHSYGDGKLEHITPNDRAKNS, from the coding sequence ATGTATTCGAGTGCATTTATTTTTGAACCGGGAGAATATGATGAGCAGTTTTATTTTTTGGACAATCAAATACATGAAGCCGCCGCATCAGTAAATGGGTTTCTTGGGAGAGAATCATGGGAATCAATAGATGGAAAAAGAAAGAATGCCATCTATTATTGGGAAAGTATGGACGCACTAAAAGAATTTTCCAGACATCCAAAACATATTGAGGCTAAACGTCAATATACTAAATGGTATAAAGGGTTTCATGTTGTCATCTCTGAGGTTAAGCACTCCTATGGAGATGGTAAATTAGAACATATTACCCCCAATGATAGAGCAAAGAATAGTTAA
- a CDS encoding FMN-dependent NADH-azoreductase, with product MTKILQIDASARVTRSLSRGLTNAFYQNWSASRPNDIWIKRDVGLNPPSAISEEWIASAFTPLDKRTPEQVAILRESDELLEELEPADIIVIGTPMYNYGMPSSLKAWIDQVIRIGRTFSFDLARGEQPIEPILTDKILVILASCGEGGFGFGEANASQNHLDTAIITASKLMGVTEHYVIRVEYQEFGDARHQKSVEDAHGKIPKLVQQLIQKIGDQ from the coding sequence ATGACAAAAATTCTACAGATTGACGCAAGTGCTAGGGTTACTCGTTCTTTGAGTAGAGGATTAACTAATGCTTTTTACCAAAACTGGTCAGCGTCTCGTCCTAATGATATTTGGATTAAACGTGATGTAGGACTTAATCCACCATCTGCCATCAGTGAGGAATGGATTGCTTCAGCTTTTACACCATTGGATAAAAGAACACCTGAACAAGTGGCTATTCTACGAGAGTCAGATGAATTATTGGAAGAATTAGAACCCGCAGATATTATTGTAATTGGTACGCCTATGTATAATTACGGAATGCCATCCTCGCTCAAGGCTTGGATTGATCAAGTGATTCGCATTGGACGCACTTTTTCATTTGATCTTGCCAGAGGAGAACAACCTATTGAGCCGATTCTAACTGATAAAATTCTGGTGATTTTAGCTTCTTGTGGAGAAGGAGGATTTGGGTTTGGGGAGGCTAATGCTTCTCAGAATCATCTGGATACAGCTATCATCACAGCCTCAAAATTAATGGGCGTTACAGAGCATTATGTTATTCGTGTTGAATATCAAGAGTTTGGAGATGCCCGACACCAAAAATCTGTAGAAGATGCTCATGGCAAAATCCCAAAACTTGTACAACAGTTAATTCAAAAAATTGGAGATCAATAA
- the gcvA gene encoding transcriptional regulator GcvA, producing the protein MLRRQLYSLNGLQSFEAVARHLSFQKAAEELDVTSTAVSHQIKKLEKELGLLLFRRRPRPLTLTPAGELLFPRVQKSLDVLDNAILELRQINNPTELTVSVLNVFASKWLVPRLNDFQRRHPDIDVRLQTSNTVVDLQARTVDIAIRYGQGNYSGLEVHHLIQDQFTPVCSPKLFAHKQNSITPKEISQHTLIHFDWLNYGSEAPSWKNWLAKAELSEINADKGLKFDDENLAIQAAIAGQGIALCSSIHVQDDVKMGFLIQPFDITLPGFIYSVVYLKNHPKKAFILQFVSWLEEQTYI; encoded by the coding sequence ATGCTTAGGCGACAACTTTATTCTCTCAATGGGTTGCAATCATTTGAGGCTGTTGCAAGACATCTAAGTTTTCAAAAAGCGGCAGAGGAATTAGATGTTACCTCCACTGCAGTAAGTCACCAAATCAAAAAGTTAGAAAAGGAGCTAGGTTTGTTACTATTTCGACGACGTCCGCGTCCCTTGACTTTAACACCTGCAGGAGAATTACTTTTTCCTAGAGTTCAGAAAAGTTTAGATGTGTTGGATAATGCTATTCTCGAACTTAGACAGATTAATAATCCCACAGAGTTAACGGTAAGTGTCTTGAATGTTTTTGCGTCTAAGTGGCTTGTTCCTCGTCTCAACGATTTTCAAAGGCGACATCCAGATATTGATGTCCGATTGCAAACATCTAATACTGTAGTTGATTTACAAGCTCGTACTGTTGACATCGCCATTCGTTATGGTCAAGGCAATTATTCTGGATTAGAAGTTCATCATTTAATACAGGATCAGTTCACTCCAGTTTGCAGTCCAAAACTATTTGCCCATAAACAAAATTCTATTACACCAAAAGAAATCTCTCAGCATACGTTAATTCATTTTGACTGGTTAAACTACGGTTCAGAAGCTCCTAGCTGGAAAAACTGGTTGGCAAAAGCAGAACTTAGTGAAATTAATGCTGATAAAGGATTAAAATTTGATGACGAAAATTTAGCAATTCAAGCTGCGATCGCAGGTCAAGGTATAGCATTATGCAGTAGTATTCATGTTCAAGACGATGTCAAAATGGGTTTTTTAATCCAACCCTTTGATATTACGTTACCCGGATTCATTTACTCAGTTGTTTATCTCAAAAACCATCCAAAAAAGGCTTTTATTCTCCAATTTGTGAGTTGGTTAGAAGAACAAACGTATATTTGA
- a CDS encoding cupin domain-containing protein, whose amino-acid sequence MEGKKTFILRAAEIADSIQTFSHPWNSKSEISGVYLGRTVGLKRTGVNFARIAPGKESFVYHSHYREEEWIYILSGRGIAEIDGEEFEVGSGDFMGFPTPSVPHHLRNIGDEDLVYLVGGENLEVEVADFPRLKKRMLRRGDSVEIYDTSDAKPFGVLDE is encoded by the coding sequence ATGGAAGGCAAAAAAACTTTTATTTTAAGGGCGGCAGAAATTGCAGACAGTATCCAAACTTTTTCTCACCCTTGGAACTCAAAATCTGAAATATCTGGAGTCTATCTTGGACGTACAGTTGGGTTAAAGCGTACTGGAGTTAATTTTGCGAGGATTGCCCCAGGTAAGGAGTCTTTTGTTTATCATTCCCACTATCGGGAGGAAGAATGGATTTATATTTTATCAGGTAGGGGTATTGCAGAAATTGACGGCGAGGAATTTGAGGTGGGTTCAGGAGATTTTATGGGATTTCCGACTCCTTCAGTCCCTCATCATCTCAGAAATATAGGGGATGAAGATTTAGTGTATTTAGTGGGGGGAGAAAATCTGGAAGTGGAAGTTGCTGATTTTCCACGTCTGAAAAAACGGATGCTCCGTCGTGGAGATTCAGTGGAGATTTATGATACTTCTGATGCTAAACCTTTTGGGGTATTAGATGAATAG
- a CDS encoding HNH endonuclease — MSRYSKDWNKIACAIKQKADWKCSQCGADFKNKSSRGSCLQVHHWNRIPEDNRPENLVALCNICHLKYHRGGKSNILIGQLSLNL; from the coding sequence ATGAGCAGATATAGCAAAGATTGGAATAAGATTGCGTGTGCCATCAAACAAAAAGCCGATTGGAAGTGTAGTCAATGTGGTGCTGACTTCAAAAATAAATCAAGTAGAGGTAGTTGTCTGCAAGTCCATCACTGGAACCGAATACCAGAAGATAACAGACCAGAGAATTTAGTAGCCTTATGCAATATATGTCATTTAAAATATCATCGTGGCGGTAAAAGTAATATTCTTATCGGTCAATTATCCCTCAATCTATGA
- a CDS encoding HU family DNA-binding protein, with protein MSINQKELVKRIAKKINQKDEVIEEIVNATLDEIYDCLKAQESVNFRNFGTFYIQRKRDSTVFKFNPSQRLRKLFGWSSTYRGDI; from the coding sequence ATGTCAATTAATCAGAAAGAATTAGTAAAGCGTATTGCTAAAAAAATTAATCAAAAAGATGAAGTTATCGAAGAAATTGTTAATGCTACCTTAGACGAAATATATGATTGTTTAAAAGCTCAAGAAAGTGTCAATTTTAGGAATTTTGGAACATTTTATATTCAAAGAAAAAGAGATAGTACAGTGTTTAAATTTAATCCTTCTCAAAGATTGCGCAAGCTATTTGGTTGGTCTTCTACGTATAGAGGAGATATTTAA
- the tnpB gene encoding IS200/IS605 family element RNA-guided endonuclease TnpB — protein MLKAYKYRIYPTDEQKVLLAKTFGCCRWFYNFALDLTNETYKATGKGLSRDEIINKLPQLKKEKEWLSEVPSQALQQVALDLSSAFLNFFEKRAKFPKFKKKGNKQSVRFPQGIKLDGDYLTLPKLKKVYCKVSRLPEGKLKSVTISMTSSGKYFASCLYDDGQDLPEQNSEGKAVGIDLGVKDFAITSDGSKYGNLNYYRKYEQKLAKKQKRLAKKQKGSNNRHKARKAVAKVHEKITRCREDFLHKLSRKLVDENQVIVVENLAVKNMVRNHKLAKSINDCGWGQFCTMLKYKAEWEGKTYIEVDRFFPISKTCNHCLYQVDSLTLDIRRWQCPKCETIHDRDVNAAKNIRDEGLRILAVGHIASASGERVRPSKGTAFVRHLSVKEESPVTPQG, from the coding sequence ATGTTAAAAGCATACAAATATAGAATCTATCCTACTGATGAGCAAAAGGTCTTACTGGCTAAGACTTTTGGTTGCTGTCGGTGGTTCTATAACTTTGCTTTAGATTTAACTAACGAAACTTACAAAGCGACAGGAAAAGGTTTAAGCCGTGATGAAATAATCAATAAACTACCACAATTAAAGAAAGAGAAGGAATGGTTAAGTGAAGTTCCATCTCAGGCTTTACAACAAGTAGCTTTAGACTTAAGTAGTGCTTTTCTTAACTTCTTTGAGAAACGGGCTAAATTTCCTAAATTCAAAAAGAAAGGAAATAAACAATCAGTACGATTCCCACAAGGAATTAAACTTGACGGTGATTACTTGACTTTACCTAAATTAAAAAAAGTTTACTGTAAGGTATCTCGTTTACCAGAGGGTAAGCTGAAATCGGTTACGATATCGATGACTTCATCGGGCAAGTATTTTGCTTCTTGTCTCTATGATGACGGGCAAGACTTACCAGAGCAAAACTCAGAAGGTAAAGCAGTGGGTATTGATTTGGGAGTAAAAGATTTTGCCATTACCAGTGATGGTAGTAAATATGGTAATCTTAATTATTATCGTAAGTATGAGCAAAAGTTAGCTAAGAAACAGAAACGTTTAGCTAAGAAGCAGAAAGGCTCAAATAACCGTCATAAAGCAAGAAAAGCCGTTGCTAAAGTACATGAAAAAATAACTAGATGTAGAGAAGATTTTTTACACAAGCTAAGTCGTAAATTAGTGGACGAAAACCAAGTCATAGTAGTAGAAAATCTAGCAGTAAAAAACATGGTAAGAAACCACAAATTAGCCAAATCAATTAATGATTGTGGTTGGGGACAATTCTGCACCATGCTCAAATATAAAGCAGAATGGGAAGGAAAAACTTACATTGAGGTGGATAGATTTTTCCCTATTTCTAAAACGTGTAATCACTGTTTATATCAAGTAGATAGCTTAACTTTAGATATTCGTCGTTGGCAATGTCCTAAATGCGAAACAATACATGACAGGGATGTAAATGCAGCGAAAAATATCAGAGATGAAGGTTTACGAATTTTGGCGGTAGGGCATATCGCATCAGCTTCTGGAGAAAGAGTAAGACCAAGTAAAGGCACCGCTTTTGTAAGGCATCTTTCTGTGAAGGAAGAATCCCCCGTTACACCGCAAGGTTAA
- a CDS encoding HNH endonuclease, which produces MVQPCTVHKNCRKGKELNLILYNIASTPIIRHIKVKGNASPDDSSLREYWNNRKLKQGKNYWAKGSKYYLIAKNQEWKCPVCGENLFNGEQIIETHHIVPVKYGGEDSTDNLVHLHKACHKQVHSKSKSKA; this is translated from the coding sequence TTGGTACAGCCTTGTACCGTTCACAAAAATTGTAGAAAAGGAAAAGAATTAAATCTTATTCTTTACAACATTGCTAGTACACCTATAATCAGACACATTAAAGTTAAGGGCAATGCCAGTCCAGATGATTCCTCACTCCGTGAATATTGGAATAACCGCAAACTTAAACAGGGTAAAAACTATTGGGCAAAAGGGAGTAAATACTACCTAATAGCTAAAAATCAGGAATGGAAATGTCCTGTATGTGGTGAAAACTTATTCAACGGAGAACAAATAATAGAAACCCATCATATAGTACCCGTTAAGTATGGTGGTGAAGACTCCACTGATAATCTTGTACATTTACACAAGGCTTGTCATAAACAGGTACATTCAAAATCCAAGTCAAAGGCTTGA
- the rlmN gene encoding 23S rRNA (adenine(2503)-C(2))-methyltransferase RlmN — MAIKEKEVLLGKSLSELTTWVENQGQPAYRGKQLYQWLYEKGATSLMDITVFPKQWRENQAENIIGRSQVHYCSTASDRTCKYLLKLADGLIIETVGIPTDKRLTVCVSSQVGCIMACDFCATGKGGFTRNLYAHEIIDQILTVQNDFGERVSNVVFMGMGEPLLNLPQVVKAIKSINEDVGIGARSLTISTVGLPNKILELAQHKLQITFAVSLHASNQAVREKLIPSANHYPLEQLLADCREYVKMTGRRVTFEYILLSGVNDLPQHAQELAQHLHGFQTHVNLIPYNPISEADYQRPSPERVSQFKKLLQQEKIAVSVRYSRGLDADAACGQLRASKMK, encoded by the coding sequence ATGGCAATAAAAGAAAAGGAAGTTTTATTAGGAAAATCTTTATCAGAATTAACTACATGGGTGGAAAATCAGGGGCAACCCGCCTATCGTGGCAAACAACTCTATCAATGGCTATATGAAAAAGGTGCAACATCTTTAATGGATATAACCGTTTTTCCGAAACAGTGGCGAGAAAATCAAGCAGAAAATATCATCGGACGTTCACAAGTTCATTATTGTAGCACAGCAAGCGATCGCACTTGTAAATATTTATTAAAATTAGCAGATGGTTTAATTATTGAAACCGTAGGGATTCCCACAGACAAAAGATTAACGGTGTGTGTTTCCTCTCAGGTGGGGTGCATCATGGCTTGTGATTTTTGTGCCACAGGAAAAGGAGGTTTTACTCGCAATCTTTACGCCCATGAAATTATTGATCAAATTTTGACAGTACAAAATGATTTTGGTGAAAGAGTCTCTAATGTGGTATTTATGGGTATGGGTGAACCTTTACTTAATTTACCCCAAGTGGTGAAAGCCATAAAATCTATCAATGAAGACGTAGGAATCGGGGCGCGATCGCTTACAATATCTACTGTGGGTTTGCCGAATAAAATCCTCGAATTAGCTCAACATAAATTACAAATTACCTTTGCGGTTAGTCTCCACGCCTCTAATCAGGCAGTGAGAGAAAAACTGATTCCCAGTGCCAATCATTACCCCCTAGAGCAACTTTTAGCCGATTGTCGAGAGTATGTCAAAATGACAGGTAGAAGGGTAACTTTTGAGTATATTTTGCTTTCTGGAGTTAATGACTTACCCCAACACGCCCAAGAATTGGCTCAACATCTTCATGGTTTTCAGACTCACGTTAATCTCATTCCCTATAATCCCATCTCAGAAGCCGATTATCAACGTCCTTCTCCCGAAAGGGTAAGTCAGTTCAAAAAGTTATTACAACAGGAAAAAATCGCCGTCAGTGTGCGTTATTCTCGTGGTTTGGATGCCGATGCCGCTTGTGGGCAATTAAGAGCCAGTAAAATGAAGTGA
- a CDS encoding DnaJ C-terminal domain-containing protein: protein MQGMEFKDYYSVLGVDKKASGEEIKKAFRKLAVKYHPDRNPDNKAAEEKFKEISEAYEVLGDTEKRKKYDQFIRYGRPMGQRTTSRNTTTWGNTYQTRSSNDMDFDFGKYNSFDEFIADLLGRPFGNTRTQTTGFSDFGGFNTGTTASQGRGNDIEKSITLTYYQAYHGVQTKLDLGSEIVTVKIPAGAKNGTKVRLKGKGQINPISNHKGDLYLKVELKPHDFFSFEDDKLVCEVPITPYEAVLGGEVNVPTPEGEVMVKIPAGIRHGQSLRLKGKGWSNPKGGNGDLLVKIAIATPKNISDQEKEYYEKIRSISQDDPRLSLKNIKL from the coding sequence ATGCAAGGAATGGAATTCAAAGATTATTATTCAGTGTTAGGAGTAGATAAAAAAGCCTCTGGAGAGGAGATAAAAAAAGCATTTCGTAAATTAGCCGTTAAATATCACCCTGACAGAAATCCTGATAACAAAGCGGCAGAGGAAAAATTTAAGGAAATTAGCGAGGCTTATGAGGTTTTAGGAGATACGGAAAAGCGGAAAAAATATGACCAATTTATCCGTTATGGCAGACCCATGGGACAAAGAACTACAAGCAGAAATACAACGACTTGGGGCAATACCTATCAAACACGAAGTTCTAATGATATGGATTTTGATTTTGGTAAGTATAATAGCTTTGACGAGTTTATTGCTGATTTACTAGGAAGACCTTTTGGTAATACACGCACTCAAACTACTGGTTTTAGTGATTTTGGCGGTTTTAACACTGGTACAACTGCTAGTCAAGGGAGGGGAAATGATATTGAAAAAAGCATTACTCTTACCTATTATCAAGCCTATCATGGGGTACAGACAAAATTAGATTTAGGTTCAGAAATCGTTACTGTTAAAATTCCTGCGGGGGCAAAAAATGGCACAAAAGTCAGATTGAAAGGAAAAGGGCAAATTAACCCTATCAGTAATCATAAAGGAGATTTATATTTAAAGGTTGAATTAAAGCCTCATGATTTTTTCTCTTTTGAGGATGATAAGTTAGTGTGTGAAGTGCCAATTACTCCTTATGAGGCTGTTTTGGGAGGAGAAGTTAATGTGCCAACTCCTGAAGGGGAAGTTATGGTTAAAATTCCTGCGGGTATTCGTCACGGGCAGTCTTTACGTCTTAAAGGCAAGGGCTGGAGTAATCCAAAAGGGGGTAATGGTGATTTATTAGTGAAAATTGCGATCGCAACTCCTAAAAATATTTCTGATCAGGAAAAAGAATATTATGAAAAAATTCGCTCAATTAGTCAAGATGATCCTCGTTTGTCATTGAAAAATATCAAATTGTAA
- a CDS encoding SemiSWEET transporter has product MEWITIIGLMAGSLTTISFLPQAIKTWRSKSAKDISLAMFLCFCLGVVLWIIYGLFIMDIPVLVTNIVTLILAGTILFFKLKYK; this is encoded by the coding sequence ATGGAATGGATAACAATTATAGGTTTGATGGCTGGTAGTTTGACCACTATTTCTTTTTTGCCCCAAGCGATTAAAACTTGGAGAAGTAAATCCGCAAAAGATATATCTTTAGCAATGTTTCTTTGCTTTTGTTTAGGGGTTGTTTTATGGATTATTTATGGATTATTTATCATGGATATTCCTGTCCTAGTTACGAATATTGTTACCTTAATTTTAGCAGGTACAATTTTATTTTTTAAACTTAAATATAAGTAG